From the Vibrio tubiashii ATCC 19109 genome, the window AAGAATTTATACTATGAAGACAATCTCAATCATTGGCGAATGTATGATTGAACTCAATGGCAAACCATTTAGTCATATGCAACAAACGTTCGGTGGCGACACACTCAATGCCGCCATTTATCTTTGCCGAAGCCATCAAGGCTTGAGGCCCGCTCCAAAAGTACAATATGTCACTGCGCTAGGAAGTGACCCGCTGAGCAAAGAAATGAAAGCTCGATGGGAGCAGGAAGGTATCGACACTAACTTGGTGCTAACAGACAACAATCGCTCTCCTGGACTCTATCTGATTCAACTGGATGACAAGGGTGAAAGAACATTCCTGTATTGGCGTGAACAGTCTGCTGCAAAATACCTACTTCAGCACCAAGACTTTTCTTATGTTCGACAATCACTTAAGTTAGCTGATATGGTAATGATAAGCGGTATTAGCTTAGCCATATTGCCAACTCAAGATAGGCAGCAAATGATCCAACTGCTGAATGAGCTCAGAGCGTCTGGAACTGAAGTGGTGTTTGACAGTAACTACCGCCCTTCATTGTGGTCAAGTGAGAAACACTCAACCGTTAAGTCTGTATACCAATCGATGTACCAAGCCACAGATCTCGCTTTAGTCACCTTTGATGATGAACAACTCATCTGGGGTGATCAAACGCCACTAGACACTATTACTCGCATACAGTCTCTTGGTGTCAAAACTGTAGTAATAAAACTTGGGCCTAAAGGCTGTTTAGTCTCAGATCACAGCACTTTTGAACCTTATCATGTTGAAACGACTTTAATTGAAAACGTTGTCGATACTACCTCTGCCGGAGACTCATTTAACGGTGGCTTCCTTGCTACTTATCTCGAAGATGGAGATGTTAGACGTGCGTGCCACAATGGCAATCAACTTGCTGGAGAAGTCATTCAGCATAAAGGCGCTATCATTTCTAAATCACATACGAATACCGCAAAGCAAAACTTTAGATAGGAAAAAACAATGTCTAACTTAAACGAGCAGCTAAAAGCACTCAAAGTCATCCCAGTCATCGCTGTCGATAACGCAGAGGATATTTTGCCTTTAGGTAAGGTGTTAGTTGAAAATGGTTTACCAGCCGCTGAAATTACCTTCCGCTCCGATGCTGCGGTTGAAGCAATTCGATTACTAAGAGAAGCGCAACCTGAGATGTTAATTGGCGCAGGCACAGTGTTAAATAAAGAGCAAGCACTGGCAGCACAACAAGCCGGCGCTACCTTTATTGTCTCGCCGGGCTTTAACCCAAATACCGTTCGCGCATGCCAAGAGATCGGTATTGATATCGTACCTGGCGTCAACAATCCAAGTACTATTGAAGCCGCTCTCGAAATGGGCTTAACTACATTAAAGTTTTTCCCTGCTGAAGCATCAGGTGGTATCAATATGGTTAAAGCACTGCTTGCTCCTTACGGGGACGTTCATATTATGCCGACAGGTGGCATCAACCCTTCCAACATCAAAGATTATCTCGCTGTTCCTCGCGTCTTAGCATGCGGTGGGACTTGGATGGTTGATAAAAAGCTTATCGCTGAAGGTCGATGGGATGAGCTTGCCAAGCTCACACGTGAAGCAGTTGAACTAGTGAAATAACTATCCTGTTATTGCTTCAGCTCGGAAAAACCAAAAGCGCCCACCAAAATAGGTGGGCGCTTTAGTATTCAGTATGCAGTGAATTAGACAATCGGACGTTGGCCGCGATCAATCAGCTTCATTAATACATTGTCTGCCGCTTCACCTGCTAATCCAGCAAGCTTTGAGGTCAGTTTCTTTTTCTCTACGTAGTGAATCGCAAGTACGGTTTTGTCTTTACACGCTTCAACTACAAGATCATCTGAAGTTTTGATCTCATCAACCAAGCCTAGACCGTGAGCTTGGGTACCAAACCAGTGCTCACCTGTTGCCACTTTATCCAACTCAAGGTCAGGACGACGTTCACGAATAAAGTCTTTAAACAGGCCATGTGTTTCTTCTAGCTCTTGTTTGAACTTGTCACGCGCTTTGTCCGTGTTCTCACCAAACATGGTTAAAGTACGCTTATATTCACCCGCTGTGAGCTGCTCATACTCAATATCATACTTTTTCAGCACTTTATTGAAGTTTGGTAGCTGGGCAATCACACCGATGGAGCCAACAATGGCAAAGGGTGCTGACACAATTTTGTCTGCAATACATGCCATCATATAACCACCACTTGCCGCGACTTTATCTACCGCAATAGTCAGGGGCAGATTGGCTGCTTTAATACGATCTAGCTGTGATGATGCAAGGCCATAACCATGCACCATGCCACCACCAGACTCTAAACGCAGTAGCACTTCATCACCTTCACGAGCCACAGCTAAGATTGCCGTCACCTCTTCACGTAATGAAGCGACTTCTTTAGCATCAATACTGCCTTTAAAGTCGAGAACAAACAGGTGAGGTTCACGTTTACTATCAAGATCGCCCTCTTTTGAGGCTTTCTTGATCTCTTTCTCGCGAGATTTGTTTTTCTCTTTCTCTTGTTTCTTTTCTGCTTTATCACGCGCTTTAATAAACGCTTCATCATGCAGATGGTGCTCTAACTGCTCAACGGTCTGCTTGTGTTGATCCGTTAAGTTAGTAATTTCCAACTCACCTTTCGCGCCACCGCTTTTACCACCAACGGCTTTAGCAACCACTAAAATCGCTACAATCGCGACCACAACAGTCACAATCTTGGCTAAAAACAGCCCATAGTCCAACAAAAATTCCAATGTGAGCATCCTCTATTGTGCGAATTAGTGTATTGTAACCACCATCTTACGGAATCATAAAGTAAATCATTACAATAAGGATACACATCGTGGAATATGCTGTTTCTTCAGATGCCTTGAAAGGTAAAGTCATACTGGTGACTGGCGCAGGTGCTGGCATTGGTAAGCAAGCTGCTCTCTCTTATGCTGAGCACGGTGCAACAGTGATTTTACTTGGTCGTACAGTGAAAAAACTGGAACAGACTTACGACGAAATTGAAGCGGCGGGATACCCTCAGCCAGCAATTATCCCACTCGATATGAAAGGCGCGACTAAGCAAAACTACCTTGATATGGTTGATACCATTGAAGGTCAATGTGGTCGCTTAGATGGCGTTTTACACAACGCAAGCCTACTTGGTGTGATTAGTCCATTCGATCAAATCGGTGAAGATACTTATGACGATATTATGCAGGTCAACGTCAAGGCTCAGTTCCTGATGACTCAAGCATTGCTGCCTCTACTGCATAAATCTGAAGACGCGCGTATTGTCTTTACTTCATCAACGGTTGGTCACAGTGGTCGTGCCTTCTGGGGTACTTATGCTATGTCGAAATTTGCCACTGAAGGCATGATGCAGATCCTTGCTGATGAGCTTAGCGATACCACAATCCGCGTCAATGCGATTAACCCTGGCGCAACTCGTACAGGTATGCGTGCTAAAGCTTACCCTGCTGAAGATGCAGACTTGCTCAAAACACCACAGGATATTATGCCTCTCTACCTTTACCTGATGGCACCAGAAGGTAAAGCAGTCAATGGCGAGTGTATCGATGCTCAGCCTAAAAAATAGCTCCTAATTTCTAGGTGACAAACCCCAATAAAATTCAACGCCTTGTGTTTTCAAAATAGAAACACAAGGCGTTTTTTTATCCATTCGATCTTTCATCCCCTTGCCGATAATTAATAATAATTTATACTGTATATATATACAGGTATTTTGTTATGTATGAATTAATCGAACATCTTAAGCAAAAACAATGGCTTTGGTCGGGTTCTCAAACACCTGACAGCGGAGACTACTACTCAACTGGGCATGATCTTTTGGATCAAAAGCTTGAAGGCGGCTTTCCTAAGCATGGGGTTGTCGAACTGCAAGGTGCCTCCAGTATTGGTGAATTACGCCTACTTTTGCCGCACCTAAAAAACACCAGCCAAGAGAGGTTATCTGTTTTCATTCAACCTCCTGGTTACCTGTGTGCTGAGCAGCTTAATAATGAAGGTTTAGATAACAATAAAGTCCTACTCATCTACCCACAAAATGATAAAGAGGCACTTTGGGCTGCCGAACAATGTTTACGCAGCGGTGCATGCAGCAATGTATTGCTTTGGCATCCCGAATTAGAAGTTCATCAAGCAAGACGCCTACAGGTTGCCAGCGAACATGGAAACTGCCTGCACTTTATCTTTAAAATGGCCAAAAAAAGTCTGTTTTCACTGCCTGTCAGTTTAAGTATGACACTCCTTCCACACGCGTTGGGAGTAGAAATTACCATCACCAAACGTAAAGGTGGTTGGCCTCAAGGCAGCTTTGTGATTGATATGAGTGCAGCTTGGCCTAGCCTTACGTTGCAACCTAAACCGCCTGTAATTATCCCTTTCCCAATTCGTCAGCAAGGGTAGTTATGCAAAGCTGGATCTACCTACACTTTCCAACTCTACAACTTGATGCACTTTTCTCAGAGCAGGCATCTTTACCACTGGCGATTGTTGAATCTAAGCGCTTTAAGATCGTCCAATGTAATGAGATCGCCCGTCAACAAGGGGTACAAACGGGCATGGGGTTAGGCAGCGCTAGTGCGATGTGTCACCAGCTTCAAGTTCACCCTTATGATGAAAAGGTTGAGCAGCAAACTCTGCTTGATATTGCCCAGTGGCTATATATGGTCACCTCAGATATTTGTCTGTTGCCACCGCAAGGCGTGTTACTCAAAGCCACCAATATGTTGTCACTCTACGGTGGGCTAGAACCCTATTGGCAACGCGTTTCACAGCATTTAACGCAACTTCAGCTTAACTACTCTTATTCGAGCGGCTTCTCTCCTTTCTCGGCTATCGCCTTAGGAAAAGCCAATGCTGCGCTACTGACTCTAGAGAAAGAGCAACTTATCAAGATCATCAAGCCTTTTCCTCTTACGGCAACCGAGCTTGATAACAAGACGGTGGAAAAGCTCCAGCGGGTTGGCATCACAACACTAAGCGACTTGCTCGATATCCCAATCAAAGATCTCGCTCGCCGCTTTGATATTGATTTGGTCAACTATGTTGGCAAATTGATGGGACAGTTTAAGCACCCTATTGATTTCTACCACCCACCAGAGCACTTCGAAAACTATCAAGAGTTGCTCTTTGATATTGAAAACATTCAGTGGCTAGAAAAACCGCTCGCTAAACTACTCACCAAGCTAGAATGGTTTCTGACACTACGTAACCAAGTTGGCTATGAGTTAGAGCTGATCTTACATCAAAGAGACAAAGACGATGCGTCGGTGACATTTTACTCTGCCAGTGGCGATTACCTTGCCACTCGTTGGATGACGTTCTGCCAGTTAACAATGGAATCATTAAAGCTCGATGCTCCCGTGCAGGGGCTGACGCTGCGTTTGATTCGCAGTGGAGAGCTTGAGTCCACCAGCGCAGACCTATTTAAAGGCTTTCAAGGCGAGCAAACTGAGTTAGAGCTAATTGGCTTACTACAGGCAAAATTGGGCAAAGATAAGGTGCGTAAAGTGGCGCATAGTCACGACCCTCGTCCAGAAAAAGCCACCTTTCTCTGTGACCCTACCCTGCCTATTCCAACCAAGGCAGCAAGCCAAAGACTGCGACCGAATATTGTTTTGCCTGCGCCAGAACCTTTACAAGAGAAAGTCTCCATCATGCAAGGCCCTGAACGCTTCGTAACAGGCTGGTGGGACGGTGATGATATGACCCGCGATTACTTTGTCGCTCGTAGTGAGCAAGGGCGCTGGTTATGGGTATTTCGTAATCAAGACAAGCACTGGTTTGTCCATGGATTGTTTTGTTAGTCCGGAGCGAATGTGATGTCTTACGCTGAGCTTTTTTGTCAAAGTAACTTCTCTTTTCTCACTGGCGCCTCACATGCTGAAGAGCTGATCTTGCAAGCAGATTTTCTGCGTTATCACTCCTTAGCGATCACAGATGAATGCTCAGTTGCTGGTGTGGTACGTGCTTACACGGCAAGCAAGAAGCATGAGCTTAATATTGAGCTTATTGTCGGCAGTATGTTCTGGCTTAACCAAGAGTGTCAGGTCGTGTTGTTGTGCCCAAACCGAGAGGCTTACGCTGAGCTCTGCCGTATCATCACCAATGCGAGAAGGCGTTCCGAGAAAGGCAGCTATCAACTTTCTGAATGGGACTTAATGTCTGCCAAGCACTGCCTCATTCTCTGGTTACCCAGTCATACATCCAGTGACCATAAATGGGGAAACTGGCTTGCTCAGCATCATCAACACCGACTGTGGCTAGGTATTCAGCGTCACCTCAAATCTGATGATAAGCGATACCTTGAGCACTGTGAGCAACTCGCTCAAGAGATACAACTACCGATTAGCGCCTGCGGTGGCGTGCTCATGCATACTGCAACCCGTTTGCCTCTACAGCATACGCTGACCGCTATTCAGTCCGGTTGTAGCGTTAATGAATTAGGCGAACAGCGACTAACCAATACAGAGAGAAGCCTGCGTAGTCAGGAAAAACTCGCCAAGCTATTTAAACTTGAATGGCTGCAAGAGAGCGTAAAAATCGCCGAGCGCTGCGAATTTAGCTTAGGCCATCTGCAATACGAATACCCTAGCGAGCTGGTTCCCGATGGCTATACTCCAATGAGCTACCTCACCGCTTTGGTCGAATATGGCAAGAAACTGCGCTTTCCTGAAGGCGTTCCAAGCGATATTCAGGCAACAATAGACAAAGAACTTAAGCTGATTGATGAGCTTAACTACCCGTTTTATTTTCTCACCATCCACGACATTGTGATGTTCGCTAAACGTCGCCGAATCCTCTACCAAGGGCGCGGTTCTGCGGCCAACTCCGTGGTGTGTTATTGCCTTGAAATCACCTCTGTAGACCCTAGACAAATTTCAGTGCTATTCGAGCGATTTATCAGTGCCGAACGCGATGAGCCGCCCGATATTGATGTCGATTTTGAGCATGAACGCCGTGAAGAAGTCATCCAGTACATTTACCAAAAGTATGGTCGAGAGCGTGCGGCTCTAGCAGCAACCGTGATCTCTTATCGCTTCAAAAGCGCGGTGCGTGATGTGGGCAAAGCGCTAGGCATTGAAGAGAGTCAGCTCGATTACTTTATTAAAAATGTTAATCGCCGTGACCGAGCACTTGGTTGGCAAGCTCAAATCGTCGAACTCGGGCTACAGCCTGATTCTCTCAAAGGCGAACAGTTCATTAATCTAGTTAACGAGATTCTTGGCTTTCCGCGTCACCTTTCACAGCATGTCGGCGGTTTTATCATTGCTGCAGGGCCTTTGTATGAGCTAGTTCCAGTTGAAAATGCGTCAATGCCCGATCGCACCGTCATTCAATGGGATAAGGACGATCTCGAATCTCTCAAACTGCTTAAAGTCGATGTACTGGCTTTAGGCATGCTCACGGCTATTCGTAAATGCTTTGATTTAGTGCAGCGTCTGCATAACCAAACACTAACGATTGCTGAGATTACTCGCCGCCAAGATGACGAGCAGGTGTATAAGATGATCCAACGTGCAGACACGGTCGGCGTGTTTCAAATAGAGTCACGAGCGCAGATGAGCATGCTGCCACGCTTAAAACCCGCCACTTACTATGACTTAGTGATTCAAATCGCCATTGTCCGCCCAGGCCCGATTCAGGGGGACATGGTGCACCCATTTCTGAAGCGGAGAAATGGAGAAGAAGCGGTCGATTACCCTTCCGAAGAGGTTCGTGCCGTGCTAGAGCGCACCCTTGGCGTACCTATTTTCCAAGAACAAGTGATCAAGATAGCCATGGTTGCTGCCGGTTTTAGTGGCGGTGAAGCGGATCAACTGCGCCGAGCGATGGCAGCTTGGAAAAAGAGTGGCGACCTAGTCAAATTTAAAACCAAGCTGGTAGAAGGTATGCTCAGCCGTGGCTATCAACTGGAGTTTGCTGAACGCATCTTTGACCAAATCTTAGGCTTTGGTGAATATGGCTTTCCAGAAAGTCATTCCGCTTCCTTTGCCGTGCTCGCGTATTGCTCCGCCTGGCTCAAACACTATTACCCTGAAGCCTTTTATACTTCACTGCTCAATAGCCTACCGATGGGTTTTTATAGCGCCTCACAGCTTGTACAGGATGCGCGGCGACATAAGGTCATCGTGTTACCTGTTTGCGTTAATGCTTCCATGTACGACCACCAAGTTGTCCATCAGCAAGGTAAATTGGCGATCCGATTGGGTTTAAGACAAGTGAAAGGACTCAGTCAGCAGAGCGCACAACAACTATTACACGCCAGAGACAAAGGCCAATTTACCCATGCAGGGCAAATCAAACATATCGGTTTATCCAAGCGAGATGTCGAATTGCTCGCCTCAGCCAATGCCATGCATTCACTTAGCCACAATCGTTATCAGACCCGCTGGGCAATGATGGATTCGCTTTCGGACTTACCTCTGTTTCAAGACATCGAAGAGCCTGAAAGCCAAGTTATTGCCACTCCCTCAGAGAGCCAAACATTACTTGAAGATTATGCTGCCACTGGATTGTCACTCGCTAAACACCCTGTCACTTTGCTCGATGACGCCGGTGAGTTGGG encodes:
- a CDS encoding Y-family DNA polymerase — encoded protein: MQSWIYLHFPTLQLDALFSEQASLPLAIVESKRFKIVQCNEIARQQGVQTGMGLGSASAMCHQLQVHPYDEKVEQQTLLDIAQWLYMVTSDICLLPPQGVLLKATNMLSLYGGLEPYWQRVSQHLTQLQLNYSYSSGFSPFSAIALGKANAALLTLEKEQLIKIIKPFPLTATELDNKTVEKLQRVGITTLSDLLDIPIKDLARRFDIDLVNYVGKLMGQFKHPIDFYHPPEHFENYQELLFDIENIQWLEKPLAKLLTKLEWFLTLRNQVGYELELILHQRDKDDASVTFYSASGDYLATRWMTFCQLTMESLKLDAPVQGLTLRLIRSGELESTSADLFKGFQGEQTELELIGLLQAKLGKDKVRKVAHSHDPRPEKATFLCDPTLPIPTKAASQRLRPNIVLPAPEPLQEKVSIMQGPERFVTGWWDGDDMTRDYFVARSEQGRWLWVFRNQDKHWFVHGLFC
- a CDS encoding bifunctional 4-hydroxy-2-oxoglutarate aldolase/2-dehydro-3-deoxy-phosphogluconate aldolase, which produces MSNLNEQLKALKVIPVIAVDNAEDILPLGKVLVENGLPAAEITFRSDAAVEAIRLLREAQPEMLIGAGTVLNKEQALAAQQAGATFIVSPGFNPNTVRACQEIGIDIVPGVNNPSTIEAALEMGLTTLKFFPAEASGGINMVKALLAPYGDVHIMPTGGINPSNIKDYLAVPRVLACGGTWMVDKKLIAEGRWDELAKLTREAVELVK
- the sohB gene encoding protease SohB; translated protein: MEFLLDYGLFLAKIVTVVVAIVAILVVAKAVGGKSGGAKGELEITNLTDQHKQTVEQLEHHLHDEAFIKARDKAEKKQEKEKNKSREKEIKKASKEGDLDSKREPHLFVLDFKGSIDAKEVASLREEVTAILAVAREGDEVLLRLESGGGMVHGYGLASSQLDRIKAANLPLTIAVDKVAASGGYMMACIADKIVSAPFAIVGSIGVIAQLPNFNKVLKKYDIEYEQLTAGEYKRTLTMFGENTDKARDKFKQELEETHGLFKDFIRERRPDLELDKVATGEHWFGTQAHGLGLVDEIKTSDDLVVEACKDKTVLAIHYVEKKKLTSKLAGLAGEAADNVLMKLIDRGQRPIV
- the imuA gene encoding translesion DNA synthesis-associated protein ImuA, with the translated sequence MYELIEHLKQKQWLWSGSQTPDSGDYYSTGHDLLDQKLEGGFPKHGVVELQGASSIGELRLLLPHLKNTSQERLSVFIQPPGYLCAEQLNNEGLDNNKVLLIYPQNDKEALWAAEQCLRSGACSNVLLWHPELEVHQARRLQVASEHGNCLHFIFKMAKKSLFSLPVSLSMTLLPHALGVEITITKRKGGWPQGSFVIDMSAAWPSLTLQPKPPVIIPFPIRQQG
- a CDS encoding YciK family oxidoreductase, with the translated sequence MEYAVSSDALKGKVILVTGAGAGIGKQAALSYAEHGATVILLGRTVKKLEQTYDEIEAAGYPQPAIIPLDMKGATKQNYLDMVDTIEGQCGRLDGVLHNASLLGVISPFDQIGEDTYDDIMQVNVKAQFLMTQALLPLLHKSEDARIVFTSSTVGHSGRAFWGTYAMSKFATEGMMQILADELSDTTIRVNAINPGATRTGMRAKAYPAEDADLLKTPQDIMPLYLYLMAPEGKAVNGECIDAQPKK
- a CDS encoding error-prone DNA polymerase, with amino-acid sequence MSYAELFCQSNFSFLTGASHAEELILQADFLRYHSLAITDECSVAGVVRAYTASKKHELNIELIVGSMFWLNQECQVVLLCPNREAYAELCRIITNARRRSEKGSYQLSEWDLMSAKHCLILWLPSHTSSDHKWGNWLAQHHQHRLWLGIQRHLKSDDKRYLEHCEQLAQEIQLPISACGGVLMHTATRLPLQHTLTAIQSGCSVNELGEQRLTNTERSLRSQEKLAKLFKLEWLQESVKIAERCEFSLGHLQYEYPSELVPDGYTPMSYLTALVEYGKKLRFPEGVPSDIQATIDKELKLIDELNYPFYFLTIHDIVMFAKRRRILYQGRGSAANSVVCYCLEITSVDPRQISVLFERFISAERDEPPDIDVDFEHERREEVIQYIYQKYGRERAALAATVISYRFKSAVRDVGKALGIEESQLDYFIKNVNRRDRALGWQAQIVELGLQPDSLKGEQFINLVNEILGFPRHLSQHVGGFIIAAGPLYELVPVENASMPDRTVIQWDKDDLESLKLLKVDVLALGMLTAIRKCFDLVQRLHNQTLTIAEITRRQDDEQVYKMIQRADTVGVFQIESRAQMSMLPRLKPATYYDLVIQIAIVRPGPIQGDMVHPFLKRRNGEEAVDYPSEEVRAVLERTLGVPIFQEQVIKIAMVAAGFSGGEADQLRRAMAAWKKSGDLVKFKTKLVEGMLSRGYQLEFAERIFDQILGFGEYGFPESHSASFAVLAYCSAWLKHYYPEAFYTSLLNSLPMGFYSASQLVQDARRHKVIVLPVCVNASMYDHQVVHQQGKLAIRLGLRQVKGLSQQSAQQLLHARDKGQFTHAGQIKHIGLSKRDVELLASANAMHSLSHNRYQTRWAMMDSLSDLPLFQDIEEPESQVIATPSESQTLLEDYAATGLSLAKHPVTLLDDAGELGRFTRMKDLVQKDHQSLVTVTGVVTGKQAPGTAAGVTFFTLEDDTGNINVVVWKATARAQKEAYLTAKILQVKGILEKEGEVHHVIAGRLIDMTDKLQGLRSKSRDFH
- a CDS encoding sugar kinase; translated protein: MKTISIIGECMIELNGKPFSHMQQTFGGDTLNAAIYLCRSHQGLRPAPKVQYVTALGSDPLSKEMKARWEQEGIDTNLVLTDNNRSPGLYLIQLDDKGERTFLYWREQSAAKYLLQHQDFSYVRQSLKLADMVMISGISLAILPTQDRQQMIQLLNELRASGTEVVFDSNYRPSLWSSEKHSTVKSVYQSMYQATDLALVTFDDEQLIWGDQTPLDTITRIQSLGVKTVVIKLGPKGCLVSDHSTFEPYHVETTLIENVVDTTSAGDSFNGGFLATYLEDGDVRRACHNGNQLAGEVIQHKGAIISKSHTNTAKQNFR